A region of Chitinophaga horti DNA encodes the following proteins:
- a CDS encoding SusC/RagA family TonB-linked outer membrane protein, translated as MTFIYPPSFRAAVCWLFCIALLMPFTQVRANDLQKVRCSLSIRNKSLEDAFEMIQAQTHYNIICMDQSGRLMARKVNLQADNTSLEKVLAELAGQATFNYKCLETNIIIRDGASEVDPAEKTVSGKVRDAKGLALPGVSIMVKGTKRGAVSNDNGDFQIKANEGDVLVFTFTGYQLTEVPLTKSNTLQVTLQDDEKKLSEVVVTALGVKKEKAKLGYAAQEVKGADMVKARESNVVASLSGRVAGLSVQNTTELFQDPVFLLRGQKPLIVIDGIPDQTADLYKINADDVESMTVLKGGAASALYGSIGYNGAIMITTKRGNGKDLSVEVNSSTQFQTSFIRIPKVQTVYGNGDQGKYAYVDGSGSGTEGGGWVWGPKMNQRDASTKSGWFETTQFNSPVDPVTGQLIPTPFLSKGADNVTNFFRTGIISSNNISITKASDKGSFRASASHIYQQGVVPNTDLKNTSFNIAGNYNLSNAFSMNARISYNKEYTNNFPETGYGPTNYLYNLILWTGPDVDVRDLRNYWVEGKEGVQQRHYNSSWYNNPYFQAYQYLRGYDKDNTFASADLTYQINPEFTAKLRTGINQYGLNRTYKEPKSYVGYSNKSRGQYTVATGNYFDIVSDLTLDYNHTFSDRFKVHAQVGGSNYYRNQKYGSSTTDGLVIPDFYNLGNSQNPVQSTNGIEERRTSSIYGVVDLEMLNALYVTFTGRNDKISTLPVQNNSFFYPSAAVSVVVSQLVDLPDWFSYLKARGSVGRVSSGVLDNGYTYGYLPTYSRGTIWNNQPSLTFGNKILSPNLTPQTSDSYEAGVDARFFGNRLGVELTYFQTKDFNNILEIPVSLGSGFTSRLENGHVYSRRGVEAVLTGNPVRSGKFRWDVMMNLSTYRRILKEITGGERLGNLKAGDRTDRIFTSAYQKSADGSVIYGSDGLPRPDNFARFVGNADPKLIYGVENTFTYGNFNLRFLVDGRIGGMMYSNTNMKMFWGGTHPGTVNQYREDANAGKNTYVGKGVVVTGGDVAYDAYGNITSDTRTYAPNTTAINYIVYMQGDGDAVNNNYHYYSTTFLKLREVNFTWRMPNKWMKNGPFRAADISLVGRNLLLFTDMPNVDPDAGVDNLQTPSTRNFGFNINLKF; from the coding sequence ATGACTTTTATTTACCCTCCCTCGTTCAGGGCGGCCGTTTGCTGGCTGTTCTGTATCGCCCTACTCATGCCGTTTACGCAGGTAAGAGCGAACGATCTGCAGAAGGTGCGCTGTTCTTTATCTATCCGGAATAAATCCCTGGAAGATGCCTTTGAAATGATCCAGGCACAAACGCATTACAACATCATCTGCATGGACCAGAGCGGCCGGCTGATGGCGCGCAAAGTGAACCTGCAGGCAGATAATACATCCCTCGAGAAAGTACTGGCCGAACTGGCCGGACAGGCAACGTTCAATTATAAATGTCTCGAAACAAATATCATCATCCGCGATGGCGCTTCAGAAGTAGATCCTGCGGAGAAAACCGTTTCCGGTAAGGTGCGCGACGCGAAAGGTCTGGCCCTGCCTGGCGTATCGATCATGGTGAAAGGAACCAAACGCGGCGCCGTATCCAACGATAACGGCGACTTCCAGATCAAAGCCAATGAAGGAGATGTTCTGGTGTTTACGTTTACCGGCTACCAGCTGACGGAAGTGCCCCTAACAAAAAGCAACACGTTACAGGTAACCCTGCAGGACGATGAAAAGAAATTGTCCGAAGTCGTGGTAACGGCGCTTGGCGTGAAGAAGGAAAAAGCCAAGCTCGGATATGCGGCCCAGGAAGTAAAAGGCGCCGATATGGTAAAAGCCCGCGAATCGAACGTAGTGGCTTCTTTGTCCGGTCGCGTGGCTGGTTTGAGCGTACAGAATACAACAGAACTGTTCCAGGACCCGGTGTTCCTGCTCCGTGGCCAGAAACCGCTGATCGTAATCGACGGTATCCCGGACCAGACGGCCGACCTGTATAAGATCAATGCCGACGACGTAGAAAGCATGACTGTATTGAAAGGCGGTGCTGCATCTGCACTGTATGGCTCTATCGGTTACAACGGTGCCATCATGATCACGACCAAACGTGGTAATGGCAAAGACCTGAGCGTAGAGGTGAACTCGTCTACCCAGTTCCAGACCAGCTTTATCCGCATTCCTAAAGTACAAACCGTATATGGTAACGGCGACCAGGGCAAGTATGCTTACGTTGACGGTAGCGGCAGCGGTACCGAAGGCGGTGGTTGGGTATGGGGCCCAAAAATGAACCAGCGCGATGCCTCTACCAAAAGCGGTTGGTTTGAAACCACCCAGTTTAACAGTCCGGTAGATCCTGTGACTGGTCAGTTGATCCCGACGCCTTTCCTCTCGAAAGGCGCCGATAACGTTACGAACTTTTTCCGCACCGGTATCATTTCCAGCAACAACATCAGCATCACGAAAGCGTCTGATAAAGGCAGTTTCCGTGCATCTGCCTCACATATCTACCAGCAGGGTGTGGTACCAAACACCGATCTGAAGAACACCTCATTCAACATCGCCGGTAACTATAACCTGAGCAACGCGTTCAGCATGAACGCCCGCATCAGCTACAATAAAGAATATACCAACAACTTCCCGGAAACAGGCTACGGTCCTACGAACTACCTCTATAACCTGATCCTGTGGACCGGCCCGGATGTGGACGTGCGTGACCTGCGTAACTATTGGGTAGAAGGTAAAGAAGGTGTGCAGCAAAGGCATTACAACAGCTCGTGGTACAACAACCCGTACTTCCAGGCCTACCAGTACCTGCGCGGTTATGATAAAGACAATACCTTCGCTTCCGCCGATCTCACTTACCAGATCAACCCGGAGTTTACCGCGAAACTGCGTACCGGTATCAACCAATATGGATTGAACAGAACGTACAAAGAGCCGAAGAGTTATGTAGGTTATAGCAATAAATCGCGCGGTCAGTATACGGTGGCTACCGGTAACTATTTCGATATCGTAAGCGACCTTACGCTCGATTACAACCATACTTTCAGCGATCGCTTTAAAGTGCATGCGCAGGTGGGTGGATCTAACTACTACCGTAACCAGAAGTACGGCAGCAGCACGACCGACGGCCTGGTGATTCCCGACTTCTATAACCTGGGTAACTCACAAAACCCGGTGCAGAGCACCAACGGCATTGAAGAACGCCGTACGAGCAGTATTTACGGTGTAGTAGACCTCGAAATGCTGAACGCTTTGTACGTAACCTTTACCGGTCGTAACGATAAAATTTCTACCCTGCCGGTGCAAAACAACAGCTTCTTTTATCCGTCGGCAGCGGTATCAGTAGTAGTAAGCCAACTGGTAGATTTGCCAGACTGGTTCTCTTACCTGAAAGCGAGAGGCTCTGTAGGCCGCGTTTCCAGCGGTGTATTGGATAACGGTTATACGTATGGTTACCTGCCAACTTATAGCCGTGGTACTATCTGGAACAACCAGCCTTCCCTCACGTTCGGTAACAAAATATTAAGTCCGAACCTCACCCCGCAAACATCCGATAGCTATGAAGCCGGTGTGGATGCACGTTTCTTTGGCAACAGGCTGGGTGTGGAGTTAACCTACTTCCAGACCAAAGACTTTAACAACATTCTTGAAATACCGGTATCACTGGGTAGTGGCTTCACTTCCAGGTTGGAGAACGGTCACGTGTACAGCCGCAGAGGCGTGGAAGCGGTGCTGACAGGCAACCCTGTGCGCAGTGGTAAATTCCGTTGGGATGTGATGATGAACCTGAGTACCTACCGTCGTATCCTCAAAGAGATTACCGGTGGCGAACGTTTGGGTAACCTGAAAGCAGGAGACCGTACCGACAGGATCTTCACCTCCGCCTACCAAAAAAGTGCTGATGGCAGCGTAATCTACGGTTCCGATGGTTTGCCAAGGCCCGACAACTTCGCTCGTTTTGTAGGCAATGCCGATCCAAAGCTGATTTATGGTGTCGAAAACACCTTTACGTATGGCAACTTTAACCTGCGTTTCCTGGTGGATGGCCGTATTGGTGGTATGATGTACTCGAACACCAACATGAAAATGTTCTGGGGTGGTACCCATCCGGGCACGGTGAACCAATACCGGGAAGATGCGAATGCGGGTAAAAATACCTATGTGGGCAAAGGTGTGGTGGTGACAGGCGGCGACGTGGCTTACGACGCTTACGGTAACATTACTTCCGATACCCGTACGTATGCGCCTAACACGACTGCGATCAACTACATCGTGTACATGCAGGGCGACGGTGATGCGGTGAATAACAACTATCACTATTATTCTACCACCTTTCTGAAACTGCGTGAAGTAAACTTTACCTGGAGGATGCCGAACAAATGGATGAAGAACGGTCCGTTCCGCGCGGCCGATATCTCCCTCGTAGGTCGTAACCTGTTACTGTTCACCGATATGCCGAACGTGGACCCTGATGCGGGTGTAGACAACCTGCAAACACCGTCTACCAGGAACTTTGGCTTTAACATTAACCTTAAATTCTAA
- a CDS encoding FecR family protein — MEQQALYLLITRHFNGHTSTAEEEFLAGWQQASPENKALYTQLHAIWEATELPHDEAVVNNALSDVKHRLGNRKGRVIGIWKYAAAVAIVVVSVGLMMRGLPDKKIAYKEYNSKRGEVLPCTLPDGTQVQLAPGSRLRYPESGSRTVLLEGQAFFHVAKDAHAPFAVQAGDVKVQVLGTRFNVSHYAKSSSTAVSLVDGKVRVQVRDQQAVALTPGQEISYDRATGQIEARSYDMETVTGWTSRLLVFKNDSLATVAARLEQLYDVNIIFEDPAIAGYKLFARFNNKPLNYILEVIKATDDLSYIVQGNTVRFTRTANKKR; from the coding sequence TTGGAACAGCAGGCGCTTTATTTATTAATTACCCGGCACTTTAACGGGCATACCAGCACAGCAGAAGAGGAGTTTTTAGCAGGATGGCAGCAAGCCTCGCCGGAAAATAAAGCCCTGTACACACAGCTGCATGCTATATGGGAAGCCACCGAGCTGCCGCATGATGAAGCCGTGGTGAATAATGCACTGAGTGATGTGAAGCATCGCCTTGGCAATCGCAAAGGCCGCGTGATCGGCATCTGGAAATATGCCGCTGCCGTGGCTATAGTGGTGGTGAGTGTCGGGTTGATGATGCGCGGACTTCCGGATAAAAAGATCGCTTATAAAGAATACAATAGTAAAAGGGGAGAAGTGTTGCCCTGCACATTGCCTGACGGCACGCAGGTACAACTCGCCCCCGGCAGCCGCCTCCGTTACCCGGAAAGCGGTTCGCGGACGGTGTTACTGGAGGGACAGGCGTTCTTCCACGTGGCTAAAGATGCCCATGCGCCGTTTGCCGTACAGGCAGGTGATGTTAAAGTGCAGGTGCTGGGCACACGGTTCAACGTATCTCATTACGCTAAATCGTCCAGCACAGCGGTTTCGCTGGTAGATGGTAAAGTCCGGGTGCAAGTGCGTGACCAACAGGCGGTGGCCTTAACACCCGGGCAGGAAATCAGCTACGACCGTGCAACGGGGCAGATAGAAGCACGTAGTTACGATATGGAAACCGTTACCGGCTGGACCTCGCGTTTGCTCGTATTTAAGAACGATAGCCTGGCTACGGTGGCCGCCCGACTGGAACAATTGTACGACGTCAACATTATATTCGAAGACCCTGCCATTGCGGGTTATAAACTGTTCGCGAGATTTAATAATAAACCACTCAACTATATACTGGAGGTGATAAAAGCCACGGACGATCTTAGCTACATCGTTCAGGGCAACACCGTTCGTTTTACAAGAACCGCAAACAAGAAACGCTAA
- a CDS encoding RNA polymerase sigma factor — protein sequence MKAARSLYFRVVMMRQSFDEDKYLQLFISGSEDAFDAIFKRYYEGLRHFTKTLLPYPTDEAEDIVAEMFCQLWQQRSRLQINTTLGAYLYVAVKHKVYDYYRRQKQQFSLPEETLAEAADTHFSQPDDQLHYKYAAERMQQLVATLPPQMQLVFRLQRDEGFTYEEIASLLDISLNSVKTHMFRAVRQLKASWSILPIC from the coding sequence TTGAAAGCCGCCCGTTCGCTCTACTTTCGCGTTGTAATGATGCGGCAATCATTTGATGAAGACAAATATCTCCAACTGTTCATCTCCGGCAGCGAAGATGCGTTTGATGCTATCTTTAAACGCTACTATGAGGGCCTGCGCCACTTTACAAAAACCTTACTGCCTTACCCGACCGACGAGGCCGAAGATATTGTAGCCGAGATGTTCTGCCAGTTATGGCAGCAGCGCAGTCGCCTGCAAATCAATACTACCCTGGGCGCGTATCTCTACGTAGCCGTGAAGCACAAAGTATACGACTATTACCGTCGCCAGAAACAACAGTTTTCCCTCCCGGAAGAAACACTCGCCGAAGCGGCGGATACGCATTTTTCTCAGCCAGATGATCAACTGCATTATAAATATGCAGCCGAACGTATGCAGCAGCTCGTCGCCACGTTACCCCCGCAAATGCAGCTGGTGTTCCGCCTCCAGCGCGACGAAGGCTTTACTTATGAGGAGATTGCCAGTCTGCTCGATATATCGCTCAACTCCGTGAAAACACATATGTTTCGCGCAGTACGTCAACTGAAAGCTTCCTGGTCAATATTACCAATATGTTAA
- a CDS encoding OsmC family protein, whose translation MKRTANAHWEGNTKEGKGDITTQTTTLNHTQYSFNSRFADGVGTNPEELLGAAHAGCYTMALSAFLAQEGITAGSLDTKATVELDVATLGISSIQLDVTASLIDGVSEEKFNQVAHAAKENCPVSKALAATPISLTVTYK comes from the coding sequence ATGAAAAGAACTGCAAACGCTCATTGGGAAGGTAATACCAAAGAAGGTAAAGGTGACATCACCACACAAACTACCACACTCAATCACACACAATACTCATTTAACAGCCGTTTTGCCGACGGTGTTGGCACCAATCCGGAGGAGTTGCTCGGTGCCGCACATGCGGGTTGTTATACCATGGCCCTCAGCGCCTTCCTGGCCCAGGAAGGTATTACTGCGGGCAGCCTCGACACCAAAGCGACCGTGGAACTGGATGTGGCTACACTGGGCATCAGCAGTATTCAGCTGGACGTAACCGCTTCCCTGATCGACGGTGTAAGTGAGGAAAAGTTTAACCAGGTGGCGCACGCGGCGAAGGAAAATTGCCCGGTGTCGAAAGCGCTGGCGGCTACACCTATTTCGTTGACAGTGACGTACAAATAA
- a CDS encoding NAD(P)/FAD-dependent oxidoreductase: protein MLLNLEKIAHTDKKRVVIIGGGFAGLELAKTLSKADLQIVLIDKNNYHTFQPLLYQVATAGLEASSIIHPYRRIMQDQENFFFRMAEAQSIDTATNTLETSIGFIRYDYLVIATGATANFYGNTVLQEKAISLKSIEDALLLRNTIISNFEKALQVNDEEQLNSLMDFVIVGGGPTGVEIAGALSELRKHVFPKGFRELDFVNMDIHLIQSGPDLLKGMSPKASKKAYEYLEGFGVKVWLNRRVKSFDGYKVTLDNGEQLCSRILIWAAGVTGAPVEGLKAESMKGNQYLVDQYNRVSGYDNIFALGDIAAMVSPEHPDGCPMLAQPAIQQGRNLGHNILRYQAGKKPKPFRYNDRGSMATIGRNKAVADLKLFNREIRTQGFRAWLIWMFIHLISIIGFRNRLVVLINWVWKYLRYDAGIGVIIGARKENTPVEESVEKARI, encoded by the coding sequence TTGTTACTGAACCTGGAGAAAATAGCCCATACAGATAAAAAGCGCGTAGTCATCATCGGCGGCGGCTTCGCGGGGCTGGAACTGGCCAAAACCCTTTCGAAGGCCGATTTACAGATCGTATTGATCGACAAGAACAACTACCATACGTTTCAGCCGCTGTTGTACCAGGTGGCCACCGCCGGACTGGAGGCATCCTCCATCATCCATCCGTACCGGCGTATTATGCAGGACCAGGAGAACTTCTTTTTCCGCATGGCCGAAGCCCAGTCGATCGACACAGCGACCAATACACTCGAAACTTCCATCGGGTTTATCCGGTACGACTACCTGGTAATCGCTACCGGTGCAACGGCTAACTTCTACGGCAATACGGTGCTGCAGGAAAAGGCCATCTCCCTTAAAAGTATTGAAGATGCGTTACTGCTCCGCAACACGATCATCAGCAATTTCGAAAAGGCGCTACAGGTCAATGACGAAGAGCAGCTGAACAGTCTTATGGACTTCGTGATCGTAGGCGGCGGGCCTACCGGTGTGGAGATTGCCGGGGCGCTGAGTGAATTACGCAAACACGTATTCCCCAAGGGCTTCCGCGAGCTGGATTTTGTGAACATGGATATTCACCTCATACAGAGTGGCCCCGACCTGCTGAAAGGCATGTCTCCCAAGGCTTCTAAAAAAGCGTATGAATACCTGGAAGGCTTCGGCGTAAAGGTATGGCTCAACCGCCGGGTAAAGTCGTTCGACGGCTACAAAGTAACCCTTGACAATGGCGAGCAGTTATGTTCCCGTATTCTCATATGGGCGGCGGGTGTTACCGGCGCACCAGTGGAGGGCCTCAAAGCAGAGAGTATGAAAGGCAACCAATACCTGGTAGATCAATACAACCGTGTATCCGGCTACGACAACATTTTCGCCCTGGGCGACATCGCGGCGATGGTGAGCCCTGAGCATCCGGATGGCTGCCCGATGCTGGCACAACCCGCCATACAGCAAGGACGTAACCTTGGCCACAACATCCTCCGTTACCAGGCCGGCAAAAAGCCTAAACCCTTCCGCTACAACGACCGTGGCAGTATGGCCACTATCGGTCGCAACAAAGCCGTAGCAGATCTTAAACTATTCAACCGTGAGATTCGCACCCAGGGCTTCCGTGCCTGGCTGATCTGGATGTTCATCCACCTGATATCGATTATAGGATTCAGGAACCGGTTGGTGGTGCTGATCAACTGGGTGTGGAAATACCTGCGTTACGATGCCGGTATCGGCGTGATCATCGGGGCCAGGAAAGAAAACACACCGGTGGAGGAGTCGGTGGAAAAGGCAAGAATATAA
- a CDS encoding NAD(P)-dependent oxidoreductase, with amino-acid sequence MKLIIFGATGGTGKHLVTQALEQGHQVTAFVRDPSRLQLHHPQLTTVKGDVLNPASVAAAIKGHDAVLNTIGAPPNKTGVLRSEGTYNIIRGMESNDVNRLVCQTSLGYGDSRKVLDRTPFYFKYLIVPLLLKKGFADHALQEEHVKHSTLEWTIVRPGNLTDGPLTRNYKHGFPANDNTIAVKVSRADVADFMLKQLTTKVYLRKTAGISY; translated from the coding sequence ATGAAACTGATTATTTTCGGCGCTACCGGCGGAACCGGTAAACATCTTGTAACGCAGGCCCTGGAACAAGGGCACCAGGTAACTGCTTTTGTAAGAGATCCGTCCCGCCTGCAATTGCATCACCCCCAGTTAACTACCGTAAAAGGCGATGTACTGAACCCCGCCAGTGTGGCCGCTGCTATTAAAGGTCACGATGCCGTACTAAACACGATCGGCGCTCCTCCTAATAAGACCGGCGTGCTTCGTTCGGAGGGTACTTACAATATCATCAGGGGAATGGAGAGTAATGACGTTAACCGCCTCGTTTGCCAAACATCGCTCGGTTACGGCGACAGCCGCAAAGTGCTCGATCGTACCCCGTTCTACTTTAAATACCTGATCGTGCCGTTGCTCCTGAAAAAAGGCTTTGCAGATCATGCCTTACAGGAAGAACATGTAAAACACAGCACCCTCGAGTGGACGATCGTACGCCCGGGCAACCTTACAGACGGGCCGCTGACGAGGAATTACAAACATGGTTTCCCGGCGAACGATAATACCATCGCAGTAAAAGTATCGCGCGCAGATGTGGCGGATTTTATGTTGAAGCAGTTAACGACGAAAGTGTATTTGCGTAAAACGGCAGGCATCAGTTACTAG
- a CDS encoding helix-turn-helix domain-containing protein, which yields MNFKQIAPPAYLQPYIRCYWVLESRDKPVSEFRTIADGCPGLIFQHSDKGLMFQENKQLPHVFLFGQATHHATIRMEGSFAATGIFFRPNALQSVFGMKADDLTNTCIDLQPEAKKQGFYLDEQLAAAAEGERLNILSEYLLTLVRKQQGRDDPQMQYALARMVESSGMIAMKILRDEVNLTERSFERRFKQYIGMPPGLFARICRFQNSLQQLRNNDFEKLSDIAFDNDYADQSHFIRAFKEFAGCSPKQYQQQAALLMDNLAPLKR from the coding sequence ATGAATTTTAAGCAAATAGCGCCGCCCGCCTACCTGCAGCCTTACATCCGATGTTATTGGGTGCTGGAAAGCCGCGACAAACCGGTGAGCGAGTTCCGCACGATTGCGGACGGCTGCCCGGGGCTTATATTTCAACATTCGGACAAAGGCCTGATGTTCCAGGAGAACAAACAATTGCCACATGTGTTTTTGTTCGGGCAGGCCACGCATCATGCCACTATCCGGATGGAAGGCAGTTTTGCCGCGACGGGCATCTTCTTCCGCCCGAACGCCTTACAATCTGTTTTCGGGATGAAGGCAGATGATCTGACAAATACCTGCATCGACCTTCAACCTGAAGCAAAGAAACAGGGGTTTTACCTGGACGAGCAACTGGCTGCCGCCGCAGAAGGGGAGCGGCTGAACATCTTATCAGAATACCTGTTGACACTCGTGCGTAAACAACAGGGCCGCGATGATCCGCAAATGCAGTATGCGCTCGCAAGAATGGTGGAAAGTAGCGGTATGATCGCCATGAAAATATTAAGAGACGAAGTAAACCTCACAGAGCGCAGCTTCGAACGCCGCTTCAAACAATACATAGGCATGCCGCCGGGTTTATTCGCCCGCATCTGCCGGTTTCAAAACTCACTGCAACAACTCCGCAACAACGACTTCGAAAAGCTGTCTGACATAGCTTTTGACAACGACTACGCCGACCAGTCGCACTTTATTCGTGCCTTCAAAGAGTTTGCCGGCTGCTCGCCCAAACAGTACCAGCAACAGGCCGCGTTGCTGATGGATAATCTCGCCCCGCTGAAGCGATAA
- a CDS encoding DoxX family protein, whose translation MAKTFAQSLLGRPGYSNGVSLVLLILRVVVGIAFMYHGWGKIQQPLSWNSPESPLAIPAIFQLLAAVSEFGGGIALVLGLVTPIAAFGIAVTMAVAVYMHAVIFKQPFVDMAGGPSFELALVYLAIALVLMVIGPGKYSIDYRLFTPKARH comes from the coding sequence ATGGCAAAAACCTTCGCACAATCATTACTTGGCCGGCCGGGATATTCGAATGGAGTATCGCTCGTGCTGTTGATCCTGAGAGTGGTCGTGGGCATTGCTTTTATGTATCACGGCTGGGGAAAAATTCAACAACCCCTTAGCTGGAACTCGCCCGAATCGCCGCTCGCAATACCCGCTATATTCCAGTTGCTGGCAGCTGTATCTGAATTTGGAGGCGGCATCGCGCTTGTACTCGGCCTCGTTACGCCCATCGCTGCATTTGGCATCGCGGTAACGATGGCGGTAGCGGTATACATGCATGCCGTGATTTTCAAACAACCGTTCGTGGATATGGCAGGTGGACCGTCTTTCGAACTCGCACTTGTGTACTTAGCGATCGCATTGGTGCTGATGGTCATCGGCCCCGGCAAGTATTCGATCGACTACCGTTTATTCACGCCAAAAGCAAGACATTAA
- a CDS encoding glycoside hydrolase family 125 protein produces MERRNFLRNASVIGAGLLLADKVAFAAPPMAFPVVRTPAAKRKFTSQAVENAIAEFKKNVKNEELGWLFENCFPNTLDTTVFHEVKNGVPDTYVITGDIDAMWLRDSSAQVWPYMQFVKQDKPLQDLIAGVINRQTACILKDPYANAFYGDPNKKGEWFSDHTAMQPGVHERKWEIDSICYPIRLAYNYWKISGDTKPFNEDWKKAIAAILKTFKEQQRKSDLGPYKFQRSTPHATDTQPMSGYGYPVKPVGLICSAFRPSDDATVYQFLIPSNFFALVSLREAAEMVKTISKDNTLAAELTALANEVDAALKKYGTFNHAKYGKIYAFETDGYSSFNIMDDSNVPSLLSMPYLNAVKLNDAVYQNTRRFVLSLDNPYFFKGTAAEGIGGPHVGRDMIWPMSITMRGLTSTNDAEIKTCIDQLRKTHGDTGFMHEAFHKDDPKKFTRSWFAWANTLFGEFLWKVYKERPHLLK; encoded by the coding sequence ATGGAAAGAAGAAATTTCCTCAGGAATGCGAGCGTTATCGGCGCCGGCCTGTTGCTTGCCGACAAAGTTGCTTTTGCTGCGCCTCCCATGGCTTTTCCCGTTGTGAGAACACCGGCGGCAAAAAGAAAGTTCACTTCTCAGGCAGTAGAGAACGCCATCGCAGAGTTTAAAAAGAATGTGAAGAATGAAGAGCTGGGCTGGTTGTTCGAGAACTGCTTCCCTAACACGCTTGACACTACAGTGTTTCACGAAGTAAAAAATGGCGTGCCCGATACGTACGTAATTACAGGTGATATCGATGCGATGTGGCTGCGCGACAGCTCCGCACAGGTATGGCCGTACATGCAGTTCGTAAAACAGGACAAACCTCTGCAGGACCTCATTGCTGGCGTTATCAACCGTCAAACCGCCTGCATCCTGAAAGATCCATATGCGAACGCTTTCTACGGCGATCCGAATAAAAAGGGCGAATGGTTCTCTGACCATACGGCGATGCAACCAGGTGTACACGAACGTAAATGGGAGATCGACTCAATCTGTTACCCCATCCGTCTTGCTTACAACTACTGGAAAATAAGCGGCGATACCAAACCTTTTAACGAAGACTGGAAAAAAGCGATCGCTGCGATCCTGAAAACGTTTAAAGAACAGCAGCGTAAAAGTGACCTGGGCCCGTACAAGTTCCAGCGCTCTACCCCACACGCTACGGATACACAACCGATGAGCGGTTACGGCTACCCGGTTAAACCAGTCGGACTGATTTGCTCCGCTTTCCGTCCGAGCGACGATGCCACGGTATACCAGTTCCTCATCCCTTCTAACTTCTTCGCCCTGGTAAGCCTTCGCGAAGCGGCAGAAATGGTGAAAACGATTTCCAAAGACAATACGCTCGCTGCAGAACTCACGGCCCTGGCCAACGAGGTAGATGCGGCACTTAAGAAGTACGGCACGTTCAACCACGCGAAGTACGGTAAGATCTACGCCTTCGAAACAGACGGCTACAGCAGCTTTAACATCATGGATGATTCCAACGTTCCGAGCCTGCTTTCTATGCCTTACCTTAACGCAGTGAAACTGAACGATGCGGTGTACCAGAATACCCGTCGTTTTGTACTGTCGCTGGACAACCCTTACTTCTTCAAAGGCACCGCTGCTGAAGGTATTGGCGGTCCGCACGTTGGTCGCGATATGATCTGGCCGATGAGTATTACCATGCGTGGTTTAACCAGCACGAACGATGCAGAGATCAAAACCTGTATTGACCAGTTGCGCAAAACCCATGGCGACACCGGCTTTATGCACGAAGCGTTCCACAAAGACGATCCGAAAAAGTTCACCCGCTCCTGGTTTGCCTGGGCCAATACGCTGTTCGGCGAATTCCTCT